In one Sporomusa sphaeroides DSM 2875 genomic region, the following are encoded:
- the mutY gene encoding A/G-specific adenine glycosylase: protein MTLATQLLDWYYENARDLPWRQDKDAYKIWVSEIMLQQTRVEAVKGYYQRWIDRFPTPAVLAEASEQEVLQYWQGLGYYSRARNLLAGVREVCAAYGGEVPEDEQLIRQLPGVGDYTAGAIASIAYNRRVPAVDGNVLRIFSRLFCLESDISKQATKREIAGLLHRHMPDSSPGDFNQALMDLGSMICIPRRPRCQVCPLSNLCEGYAREVQDTLPVRPAKKEPVLVQLAAGLVLQDGKYLVRQRPAKGLLAGMWEFPTVELTGGQAADRCLTAVLWHEFGQEVDVGEEQFHYIHIFSHRKWDISFFSCQWLSGNGVMKEGQWRSLTEFSNMPWAGPHHKVALALAES from the coding sequence ATGACATTAGCAACCCAGTTATTGGACTGGTATTACGAAAACGCCAGGGATTTGCCTTGGCGTCAGGATAAAGATGCATATAAAATTTGGGTTTCGGAGATTATGCTGCAGCAAACACGGGTAGAAGCTGTAAAGGGTTATTATCAGCGATGGATTGACCGGTTTCCCACACCCGCGGTTTTGGCAGAGGCCTCTGAACAGGAAGTATTGCAGTATTGGCAGGGGCTGGGATATTACAGTCGGGCCCGCAATTTGCTGGCCGGGGTACGGGAGGTATGTGCAGCCTATGGGGGGGAAGTACCGGAAGACGAGCAGTTGATCAGGCAGCTTCCTGGGGTGGGAGACTATACTGCCGGTGCTATCGCGAGCATTGCCTATAACCGGCGGGTGCCGGCTGTTGACGGCAATGTCTTGAGAATTTTCAGCCGGCTGTTTTGCCTGGAGAGTGATATCAGCAAGCAGGCGACCAAACGGGAGATTGCCGGCTTGCTGCATCGGCATATGCCTGACAGCAGTCCGGGAGATTTTAACCAGGCGCTGATGGATTTGGGATCCATGATCTGTATTCCCCGACGTCCCCGCTGCCAGGTTTGTCCGCTAAGCAATTTGTGTGAAGGCTATGCACGGGAGGTTCAGGATACGTTACCAGTGCGGCCTGCCAAGAAAGAGCCTGTGTTGGTGCAGTTAGCTGCCGGTCTGGTATTGCAGGACGGAAAATATCTGGTGCGGCAGCGCCCGGCCAAAGGTCTGTTGGCCGGGATGTGGGAATTTCCCACTGTGGAACTTACTGGTGGGCAGGCAGCAGACCGGTGTCTAACAGCAGTACTGTGGCATGAGTTTGGTCAGGAAGTCGATGTAGGGGAAGAGCAGTTTCATTATATCCATATATTTAGTCACCGGAAATGGGATATTTCCTTTTTTTCATGTCAATGGCTGTCAGGCAATGGGGTGATGAAGGAAGGCCAATGGCGGAGTCTTACTGAATTTAGCAATATGCCCTGGGCCGGTCCCCATCATAAGGTTGCCCTGGCATTGGCTGAAAGCTAG
- a CDS encoding nucleoside recognition domain-containing protein — translation MKDNVKPLNTFAGLCAEAEAIRLRYGNQLSDRIVADVYANAESIARKVVTSPATDKSYWDNKLDDILTSRIFGYPIMLILLSLVFWITIEGANVPSAMLATALFSFQDQLTVWFQAAGAPDWLHGILVLGLYRALAWVIAVMLPPMAIFFPLFTLLEDLGYLPRVAFNLDNLFKKCKACGKQILTMCMGFGCNAAGIVSCRIIDSPRERLIAILTNNFVPCNGRFPTLIAIATIFVGGALTPQYETAVVTVFMASLVMLGIAITFVTSWLLSHTILKGEASSMVLELPPYRKPNIGAVIYRSMIDRTFFVLRRAVLMAAPAGAITWLFANLYIGELSILQHLAGGLQPVAYAIGLDGYILLAFILGLPANEIVVPILLMSYLSIGHMIELDELSQLRQVLISHGWTWLTALNTMLFCLLHWPCTTALLSAYKESGSAKWTFLTFLLPTIVGFAVCFIVAQSARALGLV, via the coding sequence ATGAAGGATAATGTTAAGCCGCTAAATACCTTTGCCGGTTTATGCGCGGAGGCGGAGGCTATTCGCCTCCGCTATGGCAACCAGTTAAGTGACAGAATAGTTGCCGATGTATATGCCAATGCTGAGAGTATTGCCCGCAAAGTTGTTACATCACCGGCAACCGATAAATCTTATTGGGATAACAAGCTTGACGACATATTGACATCACGTATATTTGGCTATCCCATTATGTTGATACTGCTAAGCTTAGTGTTTTGGATTACCATTGAGGGGGCTAACGTTCCCTCGGCAATGCTTGCCACTGCGCTTTTTAGTTTCCAGGACCAGTTGACAGTCTGGTTTCAAGCTGCTGGTGCGCCTGACTGGCTGCATGGTATTCTGGTGCTTGGCCTCTACCGGGCACTGGCCTGGGTGATTGCGGTAATGCTGCCGCCAATGGCTATATTTTTCCCGCTATTTACTCTATTGGAGGATTTGGGTTATCTTCCCCGGGTGGCCTTTAACCTTGATAATTTATTTAAAAAGTGCAAGGCTTGCGGCAAGCAGATTCTTACTATGTGCATGGGTTTTGGCTGTAACGCCGCCGGCATAGTCTCCTGCAGGATTATTGATTCTCCCCGGGAACGGCTTATCGCCATTCTGACCAACAACTTTGTGCCCTGTAACGGCCGGTTTCCCACCCTGATTGCCATTGCCACCATTTTTGTTGGCGGGGCGTTAACGCCACAATATGAAACAGCTGTTGTCACTGTCTTTATGGCCAGTCTGGTTATGCTGGGAATTGCCATTACTTTTGTCACGTCCTGGCTTTTGTCTCATACCATTCTAAAAGGGGAAGCCTCTTCAATGGTACTGGAACTTCCGCCTTACCGCAAACCGAATATTGGTGCAGTCATTTACCGGTCCATGATTGATCGTACTTTCTTCGTGCTCAGACGGGCGGTTTTGATGGCGGCTCCGGCCGGTGCAATTACCTGGCTCTTTGCCAATTTGTACATAGGTGAGCTCAGTATTCTGCAGCACCTGGCCGGAGGACTGCAGCCTGTCGCCTATGCAATCGGACTTGATGGCTATATTTTGCTGGCGTTTATCTTAGGGTTGCCTGCCAACGAGATTGTTGTTCCAATTTTGCTGATGAGTTATTTGTCTATAGGCCATATGATTGAGCTTGATGAGTTGTCTCAATTGCGGCAAGTCCTCATCAGCCACGGCTGGACCTGGCTGACGGCTCTAAATACCATGTTGTTCTGTTTGCTGCATTGGCCCTGTACGACGGCTTTGCTCTCGGCATATAAAGAATCAGGCAGTGCCAAATGGACGTTCCTGACATTTTTACTGCCGACCATAGTTGGCTTTGCCGTATGCTTTATTGTTGCCCAGTCGGCTCGGGCGTTAGGCTTGGTATAG
- a CDS encoding YigZ family protein — MLPAYRTIKQVAEIQLEINKSLFIASACPAVTEEAAVTFINDIKKRHKEANHNCSAYVIGQHGQYQKADDDGEPSGTAGKPILDVINKSAVKNTVIVVTRYFGGIKLGAGGLIRAYAKAASASLEAAVIVEKQLHTKLAIQLDYHLLGTVENQLRLNKFPIQSKDFAETVSIVTLVRKGEEDQLIQLIADATAAQAIVKIIGEEYLDM, encoded by the coding sequence ATGCTGCCTGCCTACCGCACCATAAAACAAGTGGCTGAAATCCAGCTTGAAATCAATAAATCCCTGTTTATTGCCTCTGCCTGTCCTGCCGTGACAGAAGAGGCCGCTGTGACGTTCATTAACGACATTAAAAAGCGTCACAAAGAAGCCAACCATAATTGCTCCGCCTATGTAATCGGCCAGCATGGACAATATCAAAAAGCCGATGATGACGGCGAACCTAGCGGCACGGCCGGCAAACCAATATTGGACGTCATCAACAAATCGGCGGTAAAAAACACCGTCATTGTCGTAACCCGCTATTTTGGCGGCATCAAACTGGGAGCCGGCGGACTGATCCGTGCCTATGCCAAAGCAGCTTCCGCCAGCCTGGAGGCTGCCGTAATTGTTGAAAAGCAGCTGCATACCAAGCTAGCCATCCAGCTTGACTACCATCTGCTGGGCACAGTAGAAAATCAGTTGCGGCTTAACAAATTTCCTATCCAAAGCAAAGATTTCGCCGAGACGGTCAGTATTGTTACCCTGGTCCGCAAAGGGGAAGAAGATCAATTAATCCAGCTGATAGCCGACGCCACTGCCGCCCAGGCCATTGTTAAAATAATCGGGGAAGAATATCTGGATATGTAG
- a CDS encoding RluA family pseudouridine synthase: MKSFQNHKISPEHTSLTVEDYLKQVLHCSGRQIQKLTRQKGIFLNGKPAFLQRQLKANDNLRVLLLEDTSYGVEPEPGDIDILYEDEQVLVLNKPPYQLVHPTGQTTGGTLANHLAYHLRERGILSTVRAVHRLDRETSGCIIFAKDSRSQFLLEEQLKARTLKRTYWALVQGVPQPPSGTIAAPIGPHPNSPNRRAISTKGEEAVTHYQTVRTFAATSLLELVLDTGRTHQIRVHLAHLGYPIIGDRMYGSRSPLMSRQALHAVSVSFEQLSTKEPITVTAPLPDDFARILATHTTTL, translated from the coding sequence ATGAAATCATTCCAAAACCATAAAATCTCACCAGAGCATACCAGCCTCACGGTAGAAGACTATCTTAAGCAGGTACTGCACTGCTCCGGACGGCAAATCCAGAAGCTGACACGCCAAAAAGGAATATTCTTAAACGGCAAGCCTGCTTTTCTTCAGCGTCAGCTTAAGGCAAACGACAATTTACGCGTTTTACTGCTTGAAGATACATCCTATGGGGTTGAGCCTGAACCGGGAGACATCGATATTCTTTATGAGGATGAGCAGGTACTGGTTTTGAATAAACCTCCTTACCAGCTGGTTCATCCCACCGGACAAACAACCGGTGGTACTCTGGCCAACCATCTGGCTTATCACCTCCGTGAGCGCGGCATCCTGAGTACCGTTCGCGCAGTTCACAGGTTAGACCGGGAAACATCGGGCTGCATAATTTTCGCGAAAGATTCCCGCAGCCAGTTTTTATTAGAAGAGCAATTAAAGGCAAGGACCCTCAAGCGTACCTATTGGGCTCTAGTCCAAGGTGTGCCTCAGCCGCCGTCGGGAACAATTGCCGCCCCTATCGGCCCGCATCCAAACTCACCAAACCGGCGGGCCATCAGCACCAAAGGCGAGGAGGCTGTTACCCATTACCAAACTGTCCGCACCTTTGCTGCCACTTCACTGCTCGAACTGGTACTGGATACCGGCCGAACCCACCAGATACGGGTTCATTTAGCTCATCTTGGCTACCCCATCATCGGCGACCGCATGTACGGCAGCCGTTCTCCGCTTATGTCCAGACAAGCCTTGCACGCCGTATCGGTAAGCTTTGAGCAGCTGTCAACAAAAGAACCGATTACCGTCACAGCACCCCTGCCGGACGATTTTGCCCGAATACTGGCAACCCATACCACCACCCTATAG
- a CDS encoding metal-dependent transcriptional regulator: protein MLSPSLEDYLEEIYRFHANLGVVRVTDISHKLNVSMPSVSKAMRKLNLLGYITYQKYGHICLTAKGIETGKFLVRRNQILQEFLVMLRTNCNIAAEAEAIEHYLSNSTIEAIQSFVVFMRKNPDTYQQLYTFLEERQPTDL from the coding sequence ATGCTTTCACCAAGCCTGGAAGATTATTTGGAAGAAATCTATCGGTTTCATGCCAATCTCGGCGTTGTCCGGGTTACTGATATCAGCCACAAACTTAATGTGTCTATGCCTTCTGTTTCCAAAGCCATGCGCAAACTCAATCTTCTTGGTTATATCACCTACCAAAAATACGGTCATATCTGCCTGACTGCCAAAGGCATCGAAACCGGCAAATTCCTTGTCCGCCGCAACCAGATTCTGCAGGAGTTTTTAGTAATGCTTCGCACTAACTGCAACATTGCCGCCGAAGCCGAAGCCATTGAGCATTACTTATCCAATTCAACTATTGAAGCCATTCAGTCCTTCGTAGTATTTATGCGAAAAAATCCCGATACGTATCAGCAGTTATACACCTTTCTCGAAGAGCGTCAGCCGACTGATTTGTAG